One stretch of Oryzias latipes chromosome 7, ASM223467v1 DNA includes these proteins:
- the nt5dc2 gene encoding 5'-nucleotidase domain-containing protein 2, protein MSLKSVGTALTRTLWSRGNRTPPLSRNPKVNRLSTTCGVLGGTNHGDKSTHQSCKSDSDRPSGEAASPGEHPHKCASGDSKRPKDSMRGPGVTGVRRRSFTSNAAPMDQRSYLWTRYNDLKRLVYDLIPPGACKSLNSSVIYANNEVDLAEVDIYGFDYDYTLAQYSNALNTLIYSTARDFLVEHFKYPEEIKKYDYLPNFAVRGLHYDIQKGLLMKIDAFHYIQPGTVYRGLTPLPDEEVLDLYGGTFHVPLQQDSGFYGKGPKVKQFMDIFSIPEMTLMAVANDFFITNDIEYDPVHLFKDVSEAIGMVHIKGYMYKWIMQDLDKFILRGDETDAVLHKLASHGKKLFLITNSPFSFVDKGMTHMVGEKWRDFFDVVIVQADKPHFFTDCIKPFRRLDGNGDLRWEKITSLEKGQIYKQGNLFDFLRLTGWRGSKVLYFGDHLYSDLADLMLRHGWRTAAIVPELEHETKVVSAHRYAVNLTWLQALTGLMERLQIHRDAESREVFVEWQKEREELRVMTKNLFNPQFGSIFRTLHNPTYFSRRLNRFSDIYMASLSCLLNYDLSYTFYPRRTPLQHEAPLWMDQLCTGCMKTPHLEDMANIR, encoded by the exons ATGTCACTCAAGAGCGTGGGTACAGCTTTGACACGTACGTTATGGTCTAGAGGAAACAGGACACCCCCGCTGTCCCGAAACCCGAAAGTAAACAGACTTTCCACCACATGTGGGGTGCTTGGAGGAACAAATCATGGCGATAAGTCCACACACCAAAGTTGCAAGTCGGATTCGGACAGGCCAAGTGGCGAGGCAGCGTCCCCCGGTGAGCATCCACACAAATGTGCATCTGGAGACAGCAAGAGACCCAAGGACTCCATGCGTGGTCCCGGTGTCACTGGCGTGAGGAGACGGTCCTTCACCTCCAATGCAGCTCCGATGGACCAGCGGTCCTATCTCTGGACGCGTTACAACGACTTGAAACGGCTGGTTTACG ACCTCATCCCTCCAGGGGCGTGTAAAAGCCTCAACTCCTCAGTCATCTATGCCAACAATGAAGTCGACCTGGCCGAAGTGGACATCTATGGCTTCGACTATGACTACACCTTGGCTCAGTACTCCAACGCACTCAACACACTCATCTACAGCACTGCAAGGGATTTCCTAGTTGAACATTTCAAG TACCCTGAAGAAATCAAGAAATATGATTATCTTCCCAACTTTGCCGTCCGTGGTCTTCACTATGATATTCAAAAG GGTCTTCTGATGAAAATTGATGCGTTTCATTACATCCAGCCAGGAACAGTGTATCG GGGCCTGACTCCACTGCCAGATGAAGAGGTCCTTGATCTTTATGGTGGGACCTTCCATGTTCCATTGCAGCAGGACAGTGGCTTCTATGGAAAG GGGCCGAAGGTGAAGCAGTTCATGGACATTTTCTCCATTCCTGAGATGACTTTAATGGCTGTGGCCAATGACTTTTTCATCACCAATGACATCGAATATGATCCAGTGCATCTCTTCAAGGATGTTTCT gagGCCATTGGCATGGTTCACATCAAAGGCTATATGTACAAGTGGATCATGCAAGATCTTG ATAAATTCATCCTGAGAGGAGATGAGACAGATGCTGTTTTGCATAAACTGGCCAGTCATGGAAAGAAGCTTTTCCTCATCACCAACAGTCCGTTCAGTTTTGT GGATAAAGGAATGACACACATGGTGGGGGAAAAGTGGCGAGACTTCTTCGATGTTGTCATTGTACAGGCAGACAAGCCTCACTTCTTTACCGACTGCATCAA ACCTTTCAGGCGCTTGGATGGTAATGGAGACCTGCGGTGGGAGAAGATAACCAGTTTGGAAAAAGGACAGATTTACAAGCAG ggaAACTTGTTTGACTTTCTCAGGCTGACAGGCTGGAGGGGATCTAAGGTCCTTTACTTTGGAGACCATCTTTACAGTGACTTAGCT GACCTCATGTTGCGCCACGGCTGGCGTACAGCTGCCATCGTCCCTGAGCTGGAGCACGAAACCAAAGTTGTGAGTGCTCACAGGTATGCTGTGAACCTCACCTGGCTGCAGGCTTTAACTGGTCTCATGGAGCGCCTCCAG ATCCACCGGGATGCCGAGTCCAGAGAAGTTTTTGTGGAGTGGCAGAAGGAAAGAGAAGAACTGAG gGTGATGACCAAGAACCTGTTCAACCCTCAGTTCGGCAGCATCTTCAGAACATTACACAACCCCACCTATTTTTCTAGGCGTCTAAATCGTTTCTCAGACATCTACATGGCCTCTCTGAGCTGCCTTCTGAATTATGACCTGTCGTACACCTTCTACCCGCGGCGCACCCCTCTTCAGCACGAAGCTCCCCTGTGGATGGATCAGCTCTGCACCGGCTGCATGAAGACACCTCACCTGGAGGACATGGCTAACATCCGATGA